In one Rutidosis leptorrhynchoides isolate AG116_Rl617_1_P2 chromosome 8, CSIRO_AGI_Rlap_v1, whole genome shotgun sequence genomic region, the following are encoded:
- the LOC139862798 gene encoding autophagy-related protein 101-like produces MNCEVCQLKELDVEYFEIREVLRCILHTILFHRALGMVRPKDVDLELFEITYVQCGDAELEKKVDEKIDLFIDRVEKHPNKKNQICLSFFEVKNKQPTWFTHKVERLYWEQWYINLNVAQHPKPQSGKSHHSKLVIDPPESASARRATLESTLHEVMFQIIKFVNEKKDHIPPIPNMEGISFPYEITISSSSDSAFGMDMFKRMLQTGHPTMLS; encoded by the exons ATGAACTGCGAAGTTTGTCAACTCAAAGAACTG GATGTCGAGTACTTTGAGATACGGGAAGTTCTTCGAT GCATCCTGCACACTATTTTGTTTCACAGAGCGTTAGGTATGGTGCGGCCCAAAGACGTTGATTTGGAACTTTTTGAAATTACATAT GTGCAATGTGGTGATGCAGAGCTCGAGAAGAAAGTAGACGAGAAGATCGATCTCTTCATAGATAGGGTAGAAAAACATCCAAACAAGAAAAACCAG ATATGTTTATCTTTCTTTGAAGTAAAAAACAAACAACCAACATGGTTCACACACAAAGTTGAACGCTTATACTGGGAACAATGGTATATAAATTTAAATGTTGCACAACACCCGAAACCACAATCGGGAAAATCGCATCATTCCAAATTAGTTATAGACCCTCCAG AAAGTGCATCTGCTCGACGGGCAACACTGGAGTCTACTTTACATGAAGTTATGTTTCAGATAATTAAATTTGTAAACGAGAAGAAAGATCACATCCCTCCGATACCGAATATGGAGGGAATCTCATTTCCCTATGAAATAACTATCTCAAG TTCATCAGATTCAGCTTTCGGGATGGACATGTTTAAGAGGATGCTTCAAACTGGGCATCCTACAATGCTCAGTTGA